The Anopheles gambiae chromosome 2, idAnoGambNW_F1_1, whole genome shotgun sequence genomic sequence tgtgagtactggtactttataggtactatatagttccagcttcgtccgtcgcgacaggttctttgaggtgaactgctttttcaggctgtagaatccGGCAGCCAGCATTCTTGCGCGCAACttaacttccatactgttgtcgttgctgacctttgacccaagataggtgaattctgggacgacttcaaaagtgcgttcacctatctgtacatcacgcctacgtagattcggattatttattggtaggttcgctgatgttgccaccatcagtttggtctttgcctcgtttatctgcaatccgaggttctctgccgcctgctcgatcccttggtaggcttctgctacataggagagccgcagaccaatgatgtctatatcatcagcgtataaataaatacacctgttctcactttcctctgaatctttatccagttgctatggatcgcaatccatgagattggatcgcaatcaactacgtctgaatcgtttgcagctacgtttggatcgttttcagcaacgtttggatcgctctcagctacctttggattttacggtaGCTCGCGTAAATCTCGTTGCAGCGCAAAGTTTATTTCGTGACCATTCGGCGTACCTCACGATTCTCCTCATGACAGACAatttgaaaagcaacaatttcgtATTGTTCTATGTTTGAACCCAATTGAGAATATGTGTTAAAACCCCATTTTTGAGCTATaaacaacatttgacagattTGTCTGCTTCTACGCATCAGAACAGATTTCCTCCATTCTAAAGATGGAATATCCGGCTATACCTCGAAACCCTGAACAAGACtaaatgaccacgtaggtcgttacgctaaaaagaagaagattgtgctggtttgtttgaaaaacttGGTCTAATAACCAAAATCGTATGAATGGTGATGTAagcttcatataaaaaatacgataagattttataattgaatgcattaattGTTTAGTTCTTTCCTTGGGGTGCAAATGTGTCCCGCGGTCACCAAATAAACGGTGCGCTAAAAcgaaatttgcgcgagctaccgtaaaatccaaaggtagctgagagcgatccaaacgtagctgaaaacgattcagacgtagctgcaaacgattcagacgtagttgattgcgatccattctcatggattgcgatccatagcaaccggataacgattcagaggaaagtgagaacaggtgtaaaTTCTACATAATGCGGATTAATTCCAGttactattaaaaaaaaaaaaacaaattattataATCTTGCAGGTTGAAATTGATAATTTCCTGCATAGCAAAATGTTAAAGACTACATGCATTTCACAATTAATAACGGCTTATATTTAAAGCTCGAGTAAAAATATTTGTTAGGCTTCTCATTGCGCTTTTAATTTGCTCATTTTTAGAAAGTCCTTCCTATTGGAGCATCTTTGTGCTCTCCCGTAGCGTCTCCCTTTATCAGGACTGTTTGAAACGCTGGTTTCTTTTATtcgtcctcttcttcttcttcttcttcttcttcttcttcttcttcttcttcttcttcttcttcttcttcttcttcttcttcttcttcttcttcttcttcttcttcttcttcttcttcttcttcttcttcttcttcttcttcttcttcttcttcttcttcttcttcttcatcttcttcgtTATATGGGTATTTCATTTgggtcaaggcctgccagtaccacacgggctttcagtgactaattgatttccccccatagcaggggtttgaactcatgacgggcatgttgtaacgtcgtacgagttgacgactgtactacgagaccggcttaagGAGCCAGATAGTAAATTCTTCGAATCAAGACATCAACTTGGATGTAATATACGCCAAATGTAGAGCTGTATTTGAGTGATGATAATCCATTTGTTCGATGTCGAATGACCAAAaggtaattaaaataatatcataAGCATTATCTGTAGCACAGTCTATAAGAATGCTGTTGGAATTTGCTACCTAATTCAAATATGTTCTACGGCAGATTCGTTGACtgtaagaaaacaaaacgttcCACTGTGTGCTGTTGATATCATCAGAACGGAGTCGGGTAGCAAACAAAGAACGATTGCGATTGcatggaaaggaaggaaggaacttaattttcatttcttctAATCTTGCATCTTTCAATCAGAGTGAATCGTTCTGTTTGTGATAGAAGTAGTTTAGTGAGAGGTTAGGTAGAAGATATAACGAAATGAATATGCTCAAGAGCCTAACGCTTTTCTTGGTGTTGTATGTTGCGTGGAAATGATGGCGTTGTCTAATAGATGGGgagaatagaagaaaaaattgtATCTATTTCTTAAAGTGAACTGCAAtggtatttgttttgttaaacttTTATGGAATTGATTCGCATAATAACTCACCTTTTTCCCACTTTCCACTTCCTGTAATTGGTTACAACAAAGGAATGGTATTACTGCTTGCTTCTCGGTACCATTTAGCTCTCAATTCACCCATCCAGTGGTTGCGCTTTTTATGCGCATCGCGTTGCGTTAAACGCGGGCGAGCTTTTGTGCACACGTTTATTTTTCCTTGCGCTGAAATCCGGTTTCGCAACGATGGGGGAGTAGGAAAAACCACCCCCCGTCGGCATAGCTCACCGTAGCTAAACGGTGAGGATGAACTGAGCAGCGAAGCTGTGATTCagaagaatacaaaaaaaaaacaagggcGTGTTTGTGTAAATTGCACAAACAACGGGATAAGACACGGCACAGAGCCGCCACCACACCGACGGAGCTTGGGGCGTAAATGAATGAgaagtggaagaaaaatagacaaaaaaaaagtccaccGTACCAGGGCAGTGCATTTTCTGGGCAGAACAACAGACGCTTCATTTGGACATGGCTCGCTTTTCTTCTCGGCACAGCTTTTCAAGCAGCAATGGATGGCTTTGGATGCTAATAGATGGAAAGCGGTGAAATGGCACCGACACCATATGCACAGCGCAATTGTTACAGCCACCCGGCTGTGGCGTGCCTTTTGGTGATAGTTGGTGTAGCAAAGTTTAAAGGAAggtaattttgttaatttttgtggGTTTATGGTAAGGAAATCACTCTCAATTTGCTATAGAAAAAGGAAGATGATGgggtttaaatattttaatttgtttttttgttgttgtgattaTTAATTTGAGCTCAATTATGATACCAAAGGTTTGTTTTACGAAATCTCCAAATTTGCCAGATTTACACTATTTCTTAAAAGCTGATTGTAGGAAAAAAGATTGCATGTAacgaatgatttaaaaaatattcaaaataagtTAAATTTTTGAACTAAACAGAGCAGTGAactaaaaaatagaaacagagCAGGTatagaaaacgagatttatTGACTTTCGCATATGAAATCGATCTAGTACACATCGTTGGAGAGTGTTCGAGACAACGATTTCGATGAGGGTCGGGTGGTCAGTCTAGTGCTTGATGTTCGAATAGAAGGTCCTCTCTTGAAGCTATTTACACATTTGATCTTGAAAAACTTTGAACTGAAAATCTGCAGAAATATTAAAGTAAGTTTAAGATTAACACATCGATAAAAGGGGAAGATCACGTGTCGCAAATCAACTGTGCCTACCAAATCGTACGATAATGCCAGTTGGACGTAGCATAATAGTGTAAAACAAGATGGCTTCCGCTTTGACGATGGTTATATGTAATCTCCACCCTCCAACAAATCATAATCAACAATTAGCAAATACTACCGTTAAATGAAAATCATCACCAGCGTCTGTTTGTGTACCTCGTTTTTTCTCATTTAAATAACTCTTCTCCCCCAAAACGCTTATCCCCCGATCGAAGCGATGCCATTGAAACGACCCAGTTTGTTCGCCGTTCTGCCTGCCAACCGTTTCGGCTAATTATTTTCCCATATTTCCGTACTGGCCCAACTGGTACCGGTGGTGGTGCCACATTGAACCGTTTATGCAAAACAATCAAAGTttcataaaaaacacactcacactcacaaaaacacacagaatcacacacacacacagttacaCAAATCTACCCGCCGGCGTACATTTGAAAGAATCTCCACCACTCCGAGTTGATCCAGTCCAGAGCCTACTGAGTTGGATCACTTTTTGCCGTTGTGCCAGAAAGCGCCCTTGAGGAAAGGAAGGCACAGCACAAGCACACCGACTAAGAGGGCTAAAGAGTGTATGCAAATTTATTGAAACGATTCGCAtaaacaccaccatcaccaccaccggctaGGCCTTCTAATGGATGGGGCTACCCCGGGAGAGGGTGAAGATGTGTGGCAAAAACGGGGAACGAGCTGCTCTTAACTCGGAAGATGCTGGCTAACCGAGCCAATCGTCCGACGTGATGGAAGTAGGTTGGGGAGTCCACTATGCTAGTGATTGGTAACGCCAGAAAAGGCCAGAAAAAACTGCCAAGGGCAAAAAGAAGTGGCGATGCTTATCTTAAACAGCTTGTTTGTGTACGCTGGCTGGTTAATTTTCAGCGAAACACTGTTCGGCTTTGTTGATGTGGTACAGTTGCTTCTTGTTGCAGAGCAAATTGGGCGTAAATTGAAGGGTAGagtaaaaatgtataaaaaacattgttttacttgataataatataatttagcTGGAAATTTCTTACAGAGTACCAGGCTGAAAGTACTTGGtacaaatacttttttttcctctttggtGCTGAAAAAATCCGGGGAAAAGCGTACGATAACGTTGCGTAACCTTCAAACGTCCTTCACCGTTTACCGCACTCTCCTCCCGGGGATGTTCGCGCGACCCAAGCACCGTCTTCCAAACATTCCGTTTTGCGGCAACCATCCAGTTTGATAAGCGATTGTTGTTCGTCTAATTTTGAATATTAGTTTCTAACTCGCAGCTGAGGCCCTGGGAACAGGCCTTGGTATTAAAACGGTCACGTGACAGAGTGCGGACACGTTCTGCCGAACACGCAAACGCTGCCGTAGGCGGGGGAAAACAACCAAAAGGGAAGAATACAAAATTGGTCAGCTGTTACAATGCACACACGCCGATAGAGTGCCGAGTCGTCAGAAGAGTCGTTGTCCTTCGGTTGCAACTGATGCGCTTTGTGccaagtgtgtgtttgtgtgtgtgtgtgtgcgaagtgTATGGGGCGCTGTAGGAAGAagctacaaaaacaaagctaatAAATGGGAAACCGGGCAACCAAAGCCCCGAGCACCCGGATGCTTGCTGGAGCGTCGGCCAACGTTTGGCCCAGCAGAGACACCGAATGCAGCGAAGGACGATGTCGCCGCGTGGTCGGCATCGTCGTTCGCGGCGTTCGGGTCTTTTGGGCTGCTGGTTCGGGCGTGTTTcgatacacacaaaaagagcCGACGCTATACACGGAGCGCGATGCGTTTTGTTGCGCGACCTGTAACGGTTGGGGTGGATTGACTATGCGACAAGCTTCCTTCGGTTTACGAAATGGAAagggcagggggggggggggaggaggttGTGGAAAGGATAAACTAAATGTGGAAAGTTTCATAAGAAAAGCTTCACATTgatgtaaaacaaacataaattgtAAGAGATTTGTTGTCTCAAACTTATTTAACATTGTGAGAATATCCATTTCCTGATACTGTTGAGGTAAACGTTTATATTTTATCGGAATATTTGATGTGGAATAGTCAGgcttttagaaaaaaaaactcaactaACATTATGAGCTTAAAATGTCATATATTCCTACTTTTCGGCTCAACATACTTTCCATTGCCTTCTAGTAAAACAGTCTCTCACTAATCGTGAaataccaggcgtctccatgcgTTTCGAGCAATTGGACACGTGGGCGAAACACATTTCCAAAATAAACTCAATTTACGTAAGTTTCAGGGTGTAAGTAGTCACGTGCTACCAGAAAATAAATGTCACAAATGATACCAACCCAGCTGCGtttagctgctgctactgccggcAAACTTTGCTCGCCCGCAAAGCATCGAGTTCAAAACGTTTAGTGCTttcaatttgaaatgaaaatgcatCTCGACTGCACCATACCATGCCCGTAGCAAACAAAGCCGACCAATATTAACAAACGGGCACAGAGAGCACAAAGAGTGTAAACAATAGCTTAATCCGGGGAAAACTCTTTTCCCAAACCCCCATCCCGGTACCACTTTCGTGGTTGTTTGTCTGAGaggaaaagaagagagagagagagtacaaGCGGAGTGACCGAACGACACAACCGTTTGTGTTGCATCGCGCACCAGCGCGGGTGGTGGATGTGGTGGGCAACGCGCCACGCAAAACCCACCCACATTCGCACATGCAATGCAATTGTTTAGGGACGAACACAGGAcgcttttgtgtgttgtgtgtgcgcggggTAAACGCTGGAAGACGCCTGTCGCGTCAATCGAACTTTGAAGGCGCCTTCGAGACGTTCGTTTCCGTCTGCTGTGTTGGGGACcgcatttacaaaaaaaaaacggctgcTCTTTTACCGTTCACCCCTGTTTTGTGGCCGTTCGTATCGTGCTGCAACGTCACAGTAGCCGAGCGGCCGGAGCCAGGCATCCTAGGCAACGCGTCTCCACGGAGATTGGATCTtcgctccggttcggcaccaAGCGATGGGACGAGAACGTCGGCGCGTGGGTGAAACCAGGATGACTTTcccacacactctctctctctctccttcgttCTCGCTctaaatctctctctctctcctttcctTTCTCCTCTCCCTAAGGGCTATCGGTGCTGCACACAGACCTAAAGACGGTGGTCGGTGGTTGGCTAGCCCGACACTAGACCGAACCAGCTCAGAGTTCAGTCGTCGTCATTTCGTCTTCAAACTCGGACCCTGTGAGTGATTGCCGTAAGGTGTAGTCGCGCGCGTGCTAGAGTTTCCCTTGTGTGTACAACCTTTTGCGCGCTGTCGTGCGTCGTGTGTGAATGTGAAACCTCACACACGCGCAgcggaataaaaaaagaagtaggTAAACGAGTAGGTTGTGTTGGCTGGTTAAAGGGGCGCTTTAAGGTATTGTGTTGTGGTACGGTATAAACCAGTGCCGCACTAAAGATAAGCTTACCGCTGTGTGGATTGATAGTGTGAACGAGCTTCGGGGCGTTTGGTGACGTGATCACGTTGTTCACACTTCACGCGCCATCGGTGGGAGGTGATAAATGGTTTCTGTAATCCTTGCTAAAGCTAAAGCAGTGGAGCGTaggttttcagtttttttttgttttcttccttttagCACTAACGACTAGCGACTCCCCGACCGAGGTTATACTGGCTAGACTGGAAGCTAAGTGGAagtggaaggaaaaaatctcCCTTTTCTCTAACcacaacagacacacagcgTGTAAGGTGCTCGTGGAAAATGGATGGTTGTTTTTGCCATCATTAAGGGTTTCTCATCCTAGGGCCGAGTTACCTGTCGCCAAAAAGTTTGCagtaaaactttaaaaacattcGCAACTTTTTTGAGGCTTGCTGACAGTTTTGCATCTGTCCTAGGGGCAATGTCAGATTCCTCTGCAATATTGTTTGGCagtttgggtttgtttgtttttgctagtTAAGGCACGATCAAGACAAAAAACCTTAAAATTTTAGAAGCTTTAGGTAACATAATAAGGGGGGGAATGTTACCCGTAAAATGTTACCTTCAAGCGCCCTGCTAAAGGACACGGTGAGGTCGAAAAAGgttgcattttaaaatgttcaattaaaaaaaaaaagaaatccgCGACTCCAACGGCTTTGTAACGCTTGTTACAAAAAAGTGTTTGAAACCCAAATTTCTAACCGACCGAACGAGCGCTTAAAAACTCCTCAAGAACAACCAACGGTATCGGTTTACTTCTAGACGGCTCCCTTCTGCTTTGCCGTACCCCAAAACGAAGACATTTTCCGAGTATTTTTCTTTAcacgcccagcagcagcagcagcgagttGTGCGGGGAACGTTTCATCGTTTGGTTTCGCTTTGAGGCAATCTTTTCCACAAACTTCGTTGTGGTGAAATGATGGTGATGCTAAGTCGATGAGGCGTTAgggggggttgtttttttgggtggTAAAAGTATTTGGTTTCATATTTGTGCCCTTCACTTTACGCGCGCATCTTTCAACATTTATTTTCGCCCCCAAGCTGTGACCTGGTGGAGAGCTGGTTCAGCGTGTTGGAAAAGAAGTTGGTATGTTCTactgtgtttctttttctttcgtgtGTTTCGTCTGTGCCCGCTATAAACTGCGAACGGGTGTGTAAAGGTTTGAGAaaggttttggtttttggtgtaGAGAGTTGCTTGggagtggatttttattgctGGCTTCCAAATCCAAACTTGCGCTGTTTGCGTGagaagaattttaattaaacgatATGGTTAGTTTAAAAAAGGTCACGACTCTCGCCTGTcgtaacaaaaccaaacaccaaATAAGCCCCTCAACATTAATATCCGCTAAAGTTCGTTTAAAAAGTGACAACCGAAAACTGGTGTAAGTGTGAGTGTGGCAGTGTTTGGATCGCAAATACCATACAACACTCCCGGGCCCGCCGGCTAGCACACGTGTACGGCCGGGATTGGTGTTTGTACGTTCACCGCGCCGCAGAGGAAAAAATAGCTGCATCTTCTTCGCACGAAAGTGCCCGTGAGCTCTGGAAATAGCGAAGCGCTGGGATGAAAATTAATGTAAAGTGATTGAGACTTTACAATAACAAACCACGCGCGTAAGTGGGGGCAGCACGGTGTgtgcaaatggaaaaaaagagagaaaacggCGAATCAAAATTGGCATGTTTACGATCACGCGGGAGCGCGATTCCGTGCACACTATAAACAAGGGGCCCTCCCtcccgtcatcatcatcttttATGGCGCGTGTATGCAATCGGTAAAACATCTTCAAATTAATCTTTGGCCAGATAAATTGCTCgcgcacggtggtggtggtgatggtgcaggTGTTTTGTAGCTTCTGCAGTGTACTAAAGGTCTGTGGCACCGCCACAAGGTACAAGGTGCTGTCGTAAAATGTGCTGGCACTTTTGTTTGCCCCAACCTGCGATGATAACTCACTGCAGAGCTGGTGAAAGTACACCAACAATAATTTGGGTGTTGCTTTCTTTGAGGAGAAAGAAAGCACAAGAAAGGCAGGAAGAAAGTGCGGGCCAGTACACCCAGTAGCCTTAGCCACCGTAGCTATTGCAGCGGAAGTCGTCCGATAAGGCTGGTAGCGATGTCAATAAAGTGAAGCAGCGTggaatgcgtgtgtgtttgacgATTTGTTAGACAGCGACCGAGCGCTAGCTTAACGAGTCTGGCATTTGACGATACATTAAATGGTCGTAAAATGGTGGTTGGCTTTTAAAGTTGGCCTTCCTTAGCACGAGGTGCGTTGataaggagagagagagtgagcccTGTGCATGTGATATAAACGAGGATGAATAAAAGTCTTCATGCAGCGTTGTGTTGGTTTCCCTTTCTACACATAAACCATGTTTGTGTAAAAAGCGTTCAGGTGATTCACTGGTACGTTGGCATGCCAGCCTTTTGCCAGCCTACGGTTCCAGATTCTCCACGATCCAGTCGGTAAAGGTGGCCACATTCGTATAGACTGCCGGTTCGCCGACGATGGCACACTGCTTGCGGAAGCTGCCGACACCCATCAGGTACCAGGCGCCATCTGTGCCGGACTGGTACATCAGTGGCCCCCCGGTATCCCCTCGGCATGTGTTCTGCTCACTTCGAGGCATCGCACAAATCTGCTCCCCGTCAATGCTGGCGTGTGGGTACCGATCGCGGCAAACCTCCCGTGCGACACCGACCGATACATAATTCCATTTGTtatcaccaccagcagcagctggaatAGAAacgagaagagagagaaactgGGTTTTAATGATCGACGCAAAGCTTGATTTACTGCACACAGTGCATAATGTACGTACCGTCGGGCGTTTTACCCCAGCCACTCTCGTAAAAGCTCCCGTCCTGCTCGGTGCTATAGCCCACCCAGTTGGACGTATTCAGGGGCAAACAGATCGGTGCAACCGACTCACTAAACTCGACCCTGCGGGCTAACCGGAGCAGGGCGATGTCTTGCTTTACGGCCGGCGACCCGGTACCGGTGTAGTTGAAGGGTACGGTAATCTTTTCGATGGGAATGTCCTCCACCGGGCTGGCACATTCGGTAACGCCGGCAGTGGAGTCGTCACAGTCTGGATCGGTTTGCAGATTCAATTCACCTACCCTTACGGACACGCTGTAAAGAGAGCGAActggtgagttttttttgctagctgTGAGAGTCGTTGATGGTGCCATGCTTCTTACATTGTCCATGTTTTCTTGATGCCCATAATGCAGCGGGCGGCCGTCAGTACGTATCGATCACTGATCAATGATCCGCCGCAGTGGAAACGATGCTCACCATCTGTTAGGAGTGGTGCAAAAAAGAAGCGCAAATTATTCATTAGCAATGGaattaaactgtttttaaATACTTAAGAAGCTTTATAATCAATTCTTGATATGCTTTGGTGGTTTCTTCTATGAATCACGATTCTTTCTGCTTCTTCATATTTGGCAAaataaccgttgtcggtcaaggaaTGTCTGTACCGCCACTAGTGAGCTTGggtttcagtgacttatttattacccgtagcaggatagtcagtcctacgtcctacgggcacggtccattttgggcttgaacccatgacgaacACGtttttaagtcgtacgagttgacttTTGACTGTCTTTTTCATTTGTCTGAATGATTCATCACTCTTTAGAGCTGTTTTaatctttcaatcaattgatcaaaataaatcattaattAGAAGAGCCTATGTCAATCGTGACACATTTATGAATCTTAATCGATAAAACAGGGCGTATCGGTTATTGATATGATACAGGCGTGGGCTGCTACAAGGCCGGACAGTATCGATTGGACAGATTTTTCGGCTACGTGTGGTACTAAAAAGTCTTGAAGGTCTGTGTATAGTTCGGCGTGACCGCGTATGTAATTACGCCATAAGGAAGACGAAGGAGAGGAAGTAGAATCTACCCAACTAAGAAGCCGTCGACTGGTCATAGACCTTTGTCGTGAACGATCTAgtggaattaaatttaaagctTGTCGTGAACGATCTAgtggaattaaatttaaagcgTCAAGCTATGTTACTGGTGCTGGGaatgatttgattgttttcgtgATAATTTTGATATAATGATTCTCATGAATCACAATTCATTTTTAAGAAACATTAAGCCAGCTATGTTCTATGCCTAGTACGGTACGCTACGGTAGTGAATTCACATCGGATTTGTATTGGCGGTTCAAAGAATATTTGTGAAACgcagtgaaatctctctaaggTGAATCTTCAAGGAACCGTAAGCTTAGAGAAATATTGAGGGAGATATGTGGAGATATTGAGAAATGTTAGAGAAAACCAAAGAAAGTTTGGATTTGGAGCATCCAATAAGCCACGGGGAAAACCAGGCTTCCTTTGACCAATATTATTGTGAGCTGTCATTGAATAATTAAACTTATAGAATTTAGATTCCAAATCATATTCAGCTTATATAATgtaggggcggtcccgtggtacagtcgtcaactcgaacgactcaataacttgcccgtcataggttcaagctCAGAATTCAGCGTCCCCCCGTaacaaggactgactatccggctacgtggtactgaataaagtcttgaaagcctgtataggccggcatgtccgcgtaggacgtttacgccaaatagaagaagaagcctTAGGGAGACAATCATCTTAAAGAGACATACAATGTATGGAATATGACGGGTTGTCTAAATGTTCAtcttaaagaaacaatttatCTTGAAGAGACTACATGTTAcagagatttcactgtatgGTCATTCTTACTGTTATTGTAACTAGTATGATTATAATTATTAACATTCAGACGTGTTTTATTCTACCAATCTAATCATCTCGAAGTTGAGTTGTGGCATTGTTTGGGCTGATTTGAATCGTTAAGATCACTTTGGAGTCCAACATTCAGAACAAGCGAAGTTATGATTATTGTTATGCGAAATAAGTAAGGGAGACGACTTATTGAACCAGATAGGTCGTCATAATTTATGCAAGGACGCCTAAAGAAATCTTTACACTGTTTATAGCAATAACAATAGAATATAGGTAGTTTACAACTCACCTTTCGTCCGATGCTGTATCAGCACATTCCAGGGGAAATGAAACAGCTGAGCCAGCTCGCCACGGATCGGCCCGCGATACGTATCCACACCGCACACCTCCGGCAGCAGGCCACGTTTTTCCTCCGGCGTGCTGAACCGATTCTCTACCAACCCATCAATCGTTTCCCCGTCTACCAGCCCATCGatgctggcgctgctgctgctgctgtccgcgGTAATGTTCGGTGCATTGCAACAGACCAGCGCCTTGGTTTCCAGCATACCGCACCGTATCGCTTCCAGATAGCGAATATCGTTGTTCGAGTGCTTCTGCTTCATCAGCAGGGCGCGAGCGAACGGACATTCGCGCACCAGCACACAGGTTCCCGGCTCTCCATCACCGCCCGGTGTCTTGCAGCTGGAAAGATCTGAACGAGCTTTGTTTGTACCACACACTACACTGCTTTAGCCGCTACAGTTGTGTACATACATTGTGCCACCGTGACAGGAAGCTGTGAGCAGGAAGCGATGAAACACAGCACGAGTATTCGCCAAATCAGTGCGCCCATTGTGCACAAGATGTGAGGGACGCTTCGGTCAAcagttgcaaaacaaaaagaaagaagaatcACACTCTCGAAAACGTTCTGGCCGGTTTCTGCGCTCGGAGCACCAAACCTGTTAAGCGGTTGGATGCGTTCCAACGACTGACCGGTGGCGCCGGTCGACTCAAAGCACCCGGTTCTGGAACCGCTTTAATGCCCGCACGAAACCTGTTTTCTTGCCCTGTCATTCTTGCCCGGGCTGTACGTGTGACGGAGATACCGATGCTTTTGCATAGAGCCCGCGTCCGGGCAGTTTCGCGGTCGTGCAGGTTAGTTGATAACGTCTGGGCATTCTGCGCTGGGAATGGGAAGGTAGACAGAAGCTTTGGCTATCGCGAGCCGGTGATGATGAGATGATAATCAAACCATCTACACGTAGGAAATAccgatgggtttttttgtttttgtctgttgTTTTATGTTCTCCGTTTTTTGCTACAGTCGTCGCTTCGGTTTCGGCGCTACTGGAAAGTGGACCGGCCTCAAACAGGTTCTACTGGCGGGAGGGCAGTTCTCCATCTTTATGCTGTTTGCCGTTGCTTTCAATCAACCCGGTCGCGGGTTGGGAAGACCCCACAGATGAACTCctaatttgttgtgtttcgcTGTTTCGTGCTTGACCCGCGTTGATAATGGGGTCGACGTCGGAACGGTGTTCTACGCGTTTGCTAATAAGTTATGCAAAGCAAACAATCTCTGTAGTATGGGATGTTAATCGATTACGGCGGGAGGGAATTAATAAGGTGCATGGGGAAGATCTGGTTTTGAAGTGGTGAGTAAGCCGTTTGGAACGTTTATGTTTACAATTTCACTTCAAATGTAAACG encodes the following:
- the LOC1269288 gene encoding CLIP domain-containing serine protease B4-like translates to MGALIWRILVLCFIASCSQLPVTVAQYLSSCKTPGGDGEPGTCVLVRECPFARALLMKQKHSNNDIRYLEAIRCGMLETKALVCCNAPNITADSSSSSASIDGLVDGETIDGLVENRFSTPEEKRGLLPEVCGVDTYRGPIRGELAQLFHFPWNVLIQHRTKDGEHRFHCGGSLISDRYVLTAARCIMGIKKTWTIVSVRVGELNLQTDPDCDDSTAGVTECASPVEDIPIEKITVPFNYTGTGSPAVKQDIALLRLARRVEFSESVAPICLPLNTSNWVGYSTEQDGSFYESGWGKTPDAAAGGDNKWNYVSVGVAREVCRDRYPHASIDGEQICAMPRSEQNTCRGDTGGPLMYQSGTDGAWYLMGVGSFRKQCAIVGEPAVYTNVATFTDWIVENLEP